Part of the Halopenitus persicus genome is shown below.
ATCCGGGAGCGCTCGCGCCACTCCTCGAACGCCTCGTCGGCGGCCGCGACCGCGCCGTCCACGTCGTCGGGCGTTCCTCGTTCGAACTCGCCGAGCGTCTCCCCCGTCGCCGGGTTCTCGCTCGTGAACGTTTCGTCGCCGCTGCCCGACACCCACTCGCCGTCGATGTAGTGCTGGTACGTCCCTGCCATAGGGGGGCATACGGGCCCTATGATTCAAAGGTTATCCCCGGTCCGAACGGACCCGGTCGGGTCGATCGGACGAACGGACGAGCAGGCGAACGGACGAGCAGGCGAACGGACGAGCAGGCGAGCGGACGAACGGACGAGCAGGCAAACGAGCCGCGAGCCGGCCGATCCAGGTGCGTCCTACTCCTGGCAGGCGGCGAGCCACTCGTCGGCCCAGCCCTCGATCGCGTCGAAGACCGGACACAACGACTCCCCCTTCGGCGTGAGGCTGTAGTAGGTCGCGACCGGCGCGTCCTCCTCGAGCCGGCGCTCGACGAAGCCGGTCTCCTGGAGGTCCTCGAGCACCCGCGAGAGGGTGCGCGCGTTGGCGTCCGTCGATCGTTTCAGCTCGTTGAACCGTACTTCGCCGTTCTGGAGCTCGTGGAGGACCACGAGCCGCCAGCGCGAGCCGATCTGTTCGATCGAGTCGACCACCGGACACGCGCCCGGATTCGCCGCGGCGGCATCGTCAACGTCGGCAGCGGCGTCCGACGCTTCGGACGCGGCGGCTCCGGCACCGGACGTGGTTTCGGCGCTGGCGTCGGTCGGAGTGTCGGTGCTGGCGTCGGTTCCGGCGTCGTCGGTCTCGAGAAGTTCCGGCGATGACATCGGTGTTACCTGATAACCTTCTTGTCCGGGAACGGATATAAGGGTTCGGTTCCTACAGCAGGTTACACGATGTTACCAGAAATCGCGACGTTACCGCTACAGTCCGCTTCCCCGTTCGACGCTCCGCTCGCCGCGGAGCTGTTCCTGCTCGCCCGCGTCGTCTTCGGCGGCGTGCTGGCGTTCACGGGCATCAACCACTTCCTCGACGTCGAGGGAATGGCCGGCTACGCCGAGATGAAGGGCGTTCCGCTGCCGACGTTCTCCGTGATCGCCTCCGGCGTGCTCCTCGTCTTCGGCGGGCTCGGGATCGCGGTCGGCGTCCTGCCCGCGCTCGCCGCGGGTGCGCTCGCCCTGTTCCTGCTCGTGGCGACGCCGATGATGCACGACTTCTGGGCGGTGCCGGAGGACCAACAGGAGTCCGAGATGACGAGTTTCCTCAAGAACGCCGGCCTGTTTGCGGCCTCGATCGGCTTCCTCGCGCTCGCCTCGATCGAGTGGCCCTACGCGATCGGCGTCGGCGTCTTTTAAGTAGGGATTAGGAACTCCGTCCTCTAGGAGTCGTTCGAGAGAGCAAAGCTCTCTCGTGATCACGAAAGTCATAGATTTTCGGACGACAACGCAGGAAGCAAAGCGACGGCAGTCGCTGCGTAGAGCGGGGAGTTCACTAACTGCTCATAAGCGGGATGTTAACTATCCGACGGCAGTATGAGACGCCGTATGCAGCCCTCCACCCAGGATCACTCGACTCGACCCCGGCTCACTCGACGGCGGATGGCCCGAATGACGGGTATCGTTGGTCTGACCGCGGTCTCCGGCTGTCTCTCGGAGCGCTTCCGACTCGATGCGTGTTCGGAAACGACGCTCCAGCTCGACGTGGCGTCGACGTCACACGTTTCCAACGAGTTCTCCACGCCGCTCGACGGCGTCACGTATGCCGGACGTGCGGCCGTGGAGGCGGCGATCGAAGGCGGCGAGGCGACCGCTCGCGGATACTACACGCCGTCACTCCCGACGGCATACGTCGTGACTACCGCACCCGAGTACCATCGCATCGAAACCGAAACGATCGACTCGGTCACGGTTCCGGGCGTTACGTATTCAGTCTCGGTCGAAACCCACGAATCGGGGTCCGACGCGGACACGGGCGTTGCGTTTGCGGACCTGCCGGAACACGACAAAGACGCGATTCGGGGTGCGCTCGGGAACACGAGCCTCATCCACGCTCCCCACTACCCGCCGTTTGAGGTCACGTTCGCATACGACTCGTCGGACCGGAGACGTCGATCGCGATTCATCCCGGAAGTCGACGAACGATACGTCGAATGGGACGGCGAGCTGCTCCGGTTCGACTTCGAAGCGGAGCGATCGGTCGAGCTCACGACCACAACCCTGCGATCCACACACGTTGCATCCTCACCGACCGCGTTCCGCCAGCACGTCGGTAACGAGCGTGGCGAATCGATCGAGGACCCCTCCGAGAAGCAACGCGCGATCCTCGAGGAGGCGATCGAAGAGGAATACGGGGAGTGCCGGCCACATTCGGACGCGTTCGCGGACCTCCTCGCGACGCTCTCGGCGGGGGATCGAACGATCGTCCCCCTCGTCCGCTACGACGGCGCGTGGTTTTTCACACATCTCGCGCGACCGAACTGACGTTCGGACGGATACGATCCGGGCGCCCGGGAGTGCCCCGGCCATCGGAGCGCGTTCCGACCGCATCACGATCACTTATCACCGTTCCCTGACCATTCATACGCAATGACCGAAACACCGTCGACCACGGGCCTGCACCACGTGACGAACATCTGTACGGACATGGACGAGACCGTCGCCTTCTACGAGGACGTCCTCGGCTGGAACACGGTCAAGCGGACCCAGAACTACGACGACCCCGGGACCAAACACTACTACTTCTCGCCCACGCCCGCCGGCGAGCCCGGCACCGTCGTCACCTACTTCGAGTACCCGAACTCGCGTGGCGCGCCCGGTCCGGGCGCGAGCCACCACTTCGCGTTCGGCGTCGAGGACGAGGCGACCCTCCGGGAGTGGCAGGACCACCTGCGCGACCGGGGCGTTCGGGTCTCGGCGGTCAAGGACCGGACGTATTTCAAGAGCATCTACTTCAGCGACCCCGACGGCCTGGTCTTCGAGCTCGCGACCCAAGAACCGGGATTCACGGTCGACGAGGAGACCCCCGGCGAGACCGAGATCGACCCGTTCGAGGAGGGATACGAGAACTGATGGCGGACGATACCGATCGCGGCGCCGACGAACCGCGAACGCGAAGCGACGGCCCAGGCGACGCCGACACAGCCCGCAGCGTCCGCGGCGGGGAGCCCGACGCGTTCGGGTCCCCGTACCGGCTCCTCTCGGGGTCGGTCGTCCCCCGGCCGATCGCGTGGGTGTCCTCGCGCGGGCCGGCCGGAGAGAACCTCGCGCCGTACAGTTTCTTCACGGTCGCGGCGATAGACCCGCCGATCCTGCTGTTCGCGCCGGCGGCCACCCGGGAGGTCCCCAAGGACTCGCTGGCGAACGCGCTCGAGACCGAGGCGTTCGCGATCAACGTCGTCACGCGCGATCTCGTCGCGGCGATGAACGAGACCGCCGCCACGCTGCCGCCCGGGGAGAGCGAGTTCGACCGCGCCGGGATCACGCCCGTCGAGTGCGACCGGATCGACGCGCCGCGGGTCGGGGAGGCGGCCGTGAGCTTCGAGTGTGCGCTGCACGACACGGTTTCGGTCGGCGGGTCGACGCTCGTCCTCGGCGAGGTCGTCTACGCCCACGTCGACGAGGCGATCACGACCGACGGGAAACTCGACGTTCGAAAGCTCGACGTCGTCGGCCGGCTCGCCGGGAACTGGTACGCCGAGACCGGCGACCGGTTCGAGCTCGAGCGGCCGCCGTGAGCGGGGAGTCGCGGCGCGTTCGCCGCGACCCCTCCGTAACGTAACCACGCGCCCGGGTCCCCGGTCACCCGCCGAACGCGCCGAGGCTCGCCTGGAGGTCGCGCGTCGACCGGCGTTCGGCGACCTCGTATCCGACCAGGTCCCGGAGATCGACCGCGTAGGTCGACCCCGCGCGCTCGAGAACGAGCAGCCGTCCCTTCGTCCCGATCACTCGGCCGGTGAGCATCGTCTCCGCCACCGGTCGGTCGGAGAGGTCGAGGCCGTACTCGAACGCGA
Proteins encoded:
- a CDS encoding winged helix-turn-helix transcriptional regulator, which translates into the protein MSSPELLETDDAGTDASTDTPTDASAETTSGAGAAASEASDAAADVDDAAAANPGACPVVDSIEQIGSRWRLVVLHELQNGEVRFNELKRSTDANARTLSRVLEDLQETGFVERRLEEDAPVATYYSLTPKGESLCPVFDAIEGWADEWLAACQE
- a CDS encoding DoxX family protein; protein product: MLPEIATLPLQSASPFDAPLAAELFLLARVVFGGVLAFTGINHFLDVEGMAGYAEMKGVPLPTFSVIASGVLLVFGGLGIAVGVLPALAAGALALFLLVATPMMHDFWAVPEDQQESEMTSFLKNAGLFAASIGFLALASIEWPYAIGVGVF
- a CDS encoding VOC family protein, encoding MTETPSTTGLHHVTNICTDMDETVAFYEDVLGWNTVKRTQNYDDPGTKHYYFSPTPAGEPGTVVTYFEYPNSRGAPGPGASHHFAFGVEDEATLREWQDHLRDRGVRVSAVKDRTYFKSIYFSDPDGLVFELATQEPGFTVDEETPGETEIDPFEEGYEN
- a CDS encoding flavin reductase family protein codes for the protein MADDTDRGADEPRTRSDGPGDADTARSVRGGEPDAFGSPYRLLSGSVVPRPIAWVSSRGPAGENLAPYSFFTVAAIDPPILLFAPAATREVPKDSLANALETEAFAINVVTRDLVAAMNETAATLPPGESEFDRAGITPVECDRIDAPRVGEAAVSFECALHDTVSVGGSTLVLGEVVYAHVDEAITTDGKLDVRKLDVVGRLAGNWYAETGDRFELERPP